The following are from one region of the Nicotiana tomentosiformis chromosome 7, ASM39032v3, whole genome shotgun sequence genome:
- the LOC138896083 gene encoding uncharacterized mitochondrial protein AtMg00310-like, with protein sequence MEPSKTIFKQIERYFTKCFWGSADGKQRYHWSSWGNMCYPKEEGGLGFRSMMDICESFAIKKWRRFRTCQSLWADFLMAKYCSRQHPCEKKWSKRQSHAWKKLLQARDREEENIVWNINKGAISLWSDNWTGLGALADKVMLEEHPDRRMIMESRVGGNGLLLN encoded by the coding sequence ATGGAACCATCTAAAACCATATTCAAGCAAATCGAAAGATACTTTACTAAATGTTTTTGGGGTTCTGCTGATGGTAAACAAAGGTATCATTGGAGCTCTTGGGGCAACATGTGTTATCCAAAGGAGGAGGGAGGTTTGGGCTTTAGAAGCATGATGGATATCTGTGAAAGTTTTGCAATTAAAAAATGGCGGAGATTCAGGACATGCCAGTCTCTTTGGGCTGATTTTCTTATGGCTAAATACTGCAGTAGACAACACCCTTGTGAGAAGAAATGGTCCAAGAGACAGTCACATGCCTGGAAGAAGTTGTTACAGGCAAGGGACAGAGAGGAAGAGAACATAGTGTGGAATATCAATAAAGGAGCTATTAGCTTATGGTCGGATAACTGGACAGGATTGGGGGCATTAGCTGACAAAGTCATGCTTGAAGAACATCCAGACAGAAGAATGATCATGGAGTCTAGAGTAGGGGGCAATGGTCTTTTGCTGAATTAA